A section of the Desulfuromonas sp. genome encodes:
- the dapB gene encoding 4-hydroxy-tetrahydrodipicolinate reductase translates to MIKVAVTGAAGRMGGRIITLVTEAEGLQVAGAVEAPGNPKLGEDAGLVAGCGQLGVAITDSLEQALSGADVLIDFTWPEVTLANLGVCKKLGKTMVVGTTGLTPEQRAVVEDAAGTIPVVFAPNMSVGVNLCFKLLKDMAATLGEAFDVEIVELHHNKKKDSPSGTAVRMGEIVADALDRDYNKVANYHREGMCGERTKEEIGMQTVRGGDIIGEHTVYFVGMGERIELTHRAMSRDMFARGAVRAAGWLAGKEPGLYDMQDVLGLK, encoded by the coding sequence ATGATCAAGGTTGCCGTTACCGGCGCCGCCGGCCGCATGGGCGGGCGCATCATCACCCTCGTCACCGAGGCCGAGGGGCTGCAGGTCGCCGGGGCCGTCGAGGCGCCCGGCAATCCGAAGCTCGGCGAGGACGCAGGCCTCGTGGCCGGCTGCGGCCAGCTCGGCGTCGCCATCACCGACTCCCTGGAGCAGGCCCTCTCCGGCGCCGACGTTCTGATCGACTTCACCTGGCCCGAGGTCACCCTGGCCAACCTGGGAGTCTGCAAAAAGCTCGGCAAGACGATGGTGGTCGGCACCACCGGCCTCACCCCCGAGCAGCGCGCCGTGGTGGAGGATGCCGCCGGGACCATCCCCGTCGTCTTCGCCCCCAACATGAGCGTCGGGGTCAACCTCTGCTTCAAGCTCCTCAAGGACATGGCCGCCACCCTCGGCGAGGCCTTCGACGTGGAGATCGTCGAGCTGCATCACAACAAGAAGAAGGACTCCCCGAGCGGCACCGCCGTGCGCATGGGCGAGATCGTCGCCGACGCCCTCGACCGCGACTACAACAAGGTCGCCAACTATCACCGCGAGGGGATGTGCGGCGAGCGGACCAAGGAAGAGATCGGCATGCAGACCGTGCGCGGCGGCGACATCATCGGCGAGCACACCGTCTACTTCGTCGGCATGGGCGAGCGCATCGAGCTCACCCACCGCGCCATGAGCCGCGACATGTTCGCCCGCGGGGCGGTGCGCGCCGCCGGCTGGCTGGCCGGCAAAGAACCGGGCCTTTACGACATGCAGGACGTTCTTGGCCTGAAATAA
- a CDS encoding LL-diaminopimelate aminotransferase, with protein sequence MARLNDNYLKLKAGYLFPEIGRRVSEFTTAHPDAKVIRLGIGDVTKPLVPAVLKAFHDGVDDMAKGETFHGYGPEQGYGWLIETIIDKAYKPLGVSLKTSEVFISDGSKCDCANILDIFDLSCKVAIGDPVYPVYNDTNVMVGRTGEADEQGYYENIVYMPYTAENNFAPAYPEEKVDIIYLCFPNNPTGTVATREQLQGWVDYAIKNDAVIFYDAAYEAFIPEPGIPHSIYEIAGAEKCAIEFRSFSKTAGFTGVRCGLTVVPEELMGTTKDGEKVSLNKLWNRRQSTKFNGVSYPVQKAAQAVYSDEGWAQVKEVIDYYMENARIIREGLTEAGIQCYGGVNAPYIWLKTPEGMSSWDFFDKLLNECFVVGTPGSGFGPSGEGYFRLSAFGDRENVETAVARIREKWGK encoded by the coding sequence ATGGCACGTCTCAACGACAATTACCTGAAACTGAAGGCCGGCTACCTCTTCCCCGAGATCGGCCGCCGGGTCAGCGAATTCACCACCGCCCACCCCGACGCCAAGGTCATCCGCCTCGGCATCGGCGACGTCACCAAGCCGCTGGTGCCGGCCGTGCTCAAGGCCTTCCACGACGGCGTGGACGACATGGCCAAGGGGGAGACCTTCCACGGCTACGGTCCCGAGCAGGGCTACGGGTGGCTCATCGAGACCATCATCGACAAGGCCTACAAGCCCCTCGGCGTGTCGCTGAAAACGAGCGAGGTCTTCATCAGCGACGGCAGCAAGTGCGACTGCGCCAACATCCTCGACATCTTCGACCTCTCCTGCAAGGTCGCCATCGGCGACCCGGTCTACCCGGTCTACAACGACACCAACGTCATGGTCGGCCGCACCGGCGAGGCGGACGAGCAGGGCTACTACGAGAACATCGTCTACATGCCCTACACCGCGGAGAACAACTTCGCCCCCGCCTACCCCGAAGAGAAGGTCGACATCATCTACCTCTGCTTCCCCAACAACCCCACCGGCACCGTCGCCACACGGGAGCAGCTTCAGGGCTGGGTCGACTACGCGATCAAGAACGACGCCGTCATCTTCTACGACGCCGCCTACGAGGCCTTCATCCCCGAGCCGGGCATCCCCCACTCCATCTACGAGATCGCGGGTGCCGAGAAGTGCGCCATCGAGTTCCGCTCCTTTTCCAAGACCGCCGGCTTCACCGGGGTGCGCTGCGGCCTGACCGTCGTCCCCGAGGAGCTGATGGGGACGACAAAGGACGGCGAGAAGGTCTCCCTGAACAAGCTGTGGAACCGCCGCCAGAGCACCAAGTTCAACGGCGTCAGCTACCCGGTCCAGAAAGCCGCCCAGGCCGTCTACTCCGACGAGGGGTGGGCCCAGGTCAAGGAGGTCATCGACTACTACATGGAGAACGCCCGCATCATCCGCGAAGGCCTCACCGAAGCGGGAATTCAGTGCTACGGCGGCGTCAACGCCCCCTACATCTGGCTGAAAACGCCGGAAGGGATGAGCAGCTGGGACTTCTTCGACAAGCTCCTCAACGAGTGCTTCGTCGTCGGAACCCCCGGCAGCGGCTTCGGCCCCAGCGGCGAAGGCTACTTCCGGCTCTCGGCCTTCGGGGATCGGGAGAATGTCGAGACCGCGGTGGCGCGGATTCGGGAGAAGTGGGGGAAGTAG
- a CDS encoding XRE family transcriptional regulator — protein sequence MVANKIREFRKEKGFTQAQLAGAVGTSQQQIQRIETGKQSVRFELAVKICEALGREMVKVFPESKRPIAKVLSAIDPFERLMMDEGLGEDMGKAGIEMDPRVFRFKYRLRGGAEGELPLSAKENSFLWKKIQSDDMSTPFVVFSAYNKMVALNRRHLLYCHFLWDSPCYEANEEEFYGLNVYLNDSKHGLSFRVDADEDNPEDEEDDGQIGDMLFMLETNVEENYMISFIDEDGERAFFRAMDVAMVEVPLWIIDPDILTEEELAEEESMGVEC from the coding sequence ATGGTTGCAAACAAAATTAGGGAATTCCGCAAAGAGAAGGGTTTCACGCAGGCACAGCTCGCAGGTGCAGTTGGGACCAGTCAGCAGCAAATCCAACGTATTGAAACAGGGAAGCAATCTGTTCGATTTGAGCTTGCTGTAAAGATTTGCGAAGCACTTGGTCGAGAAATGGTGAAAGTTTTTCCGGAGTCAAAGAGGCCGATTGCCAAGGTGCTTAGTGCAATAGACCCTTTTGAAAGGCTCATGATGGATGAGGGCTTGGGCGAGGATATGGGAAAAGCGGGGATAGAGATGGATCCACGTGTTTTTCGCTTTAAGTATCGGCTGCGTGGTGGTGCCGAGGGTGAGCTCCCTTTGTCAGCCAAGGAAAACAGTTTTCTTTGGAAAAAAATTCAAAGCGATGACATGTCAACTCCGTTTGTAGTTTTCAGCGCCTACAATAAAATGGTTGCTTTAAATAGAAGGCACTTGTTGTATTGTCACTTTCTTTGGGATTCTCCATGCTATGAGGCGAATGAGGAGGAGTTCTATGGTTTAAATGTCTACTTAAATGACTCGAAACATGGACTTAGTTTTCGTGTAGACGCCGATGAAGACAATCCAGAGGATGAAGAAGATGACGGACAGATTGGAGATATGTTATTCATGTTGGAAACGAATGTTGAAGAAAACTATATGATTTCATTTATAGATGAGGATGGTGAACGTGCATTCTTTAGAGCAATGGATGTCGCAATGGTTGAAGTCCCATTATGGATAATTGACCCAGACATTCTGACTGAGGAAGAGCTGGCTGAAGAAGAAAGTATGGGTGTGGAATGTTAG
- a CDS encoding transposase has protein sequence MPRTARILLPEYPHHIIQRGHNRQTVFADGDDYRYYLDNLGEWKERFGCKVYAFCLMTNHLHLIVEPGEDAESLSRLMKRLAGRQTRFVNRLEGRSGTLWEGRFKSSPIESNAYLLACCRYVEMNPVFAGMCDDPAAYPWSSCSSKVSHKRYAWLDDDPLYLGLGATDEGRRQNYDEFMRQSISDEEKEVILGAVRRGQLTGGKAFVDEIESRLNRRVELRGRGRPRKDGK, from the coding sequence ATGCCAAGAACAGCCCGCATCCTCCTCCCCGAATATCCGCACCACATCATTCAGCGCGGCCACAACCGCCAGACGGTGTTCGCCGACGGGGACGATTACCGCTATTACCTCGACAATCTGGGCGAATGGAAAGAGCGCTTCGGGTGTAAGGTCTACGCCTTCTGCCTCATGACCAACCATCTCCACCTGATCGTCGAACCGGGAGAGGACGCCGAGAGCCTCAGCCGCCTGATGAAGAGACTGGCGGGACGGCAGACCCGGTTCGTCAACCGCCTGGAGGGGCGCAGCGGCACCTTGTGGGAGGGGCGCTTCAAGTCCAGCCCCATCGAAAGCAATGCCTATCTGCTGGCCTGCTGCCGCTACGTGGAGATGAACCCGGTGTTCGCCGGGATGTGCGACGATCCTGCCGCCTATCCGTGGTCCAGTTGCAGTTCCAAGGTCTCACATAAAAGGTACGCCTGGCTCGACGACGACCCCCTCTACCTGGGCCTGGGAGCGACGGACGAGGGGCGCCGGCAGAACTACGACGAGTTTATGCGGCAGAGCATCTCCGACGAGGAGAAGGAGGTTATCCTCGGCGCGGTCCGGCGCGGCCAACTGACCGGAGGGAAGGCTTTCGTGGACGAAATCGAGTCCCGCCTGAACCGCCGCGTCGAGCTGCGGGGCAGGGGGCGGCCGCGAAAGGACGGCAAGTAA
- a CDS encoding HAD family hydrolase gives MFDGIFWDNDGVLMATEHLYYQANAEALSTAGVELTLEDFRRISLRLGESVLGLVADAAERQELRRLRDRIYRRLLGEESRVIPGVRETLEELHGRMPMAVVTSCRRENFLRMHRDSGLLGFFDFVLTREDYGASKPDPEPYRAACDRAGLDPARCLAVEDSQRGVTSAARAGLSVAAIPDKMNRGGDFAAARWLLEGVHQLPALLQSKDGK, from the coding sequence ATGTTCGACGGGATCTTCTGGGACAACGACGGGGTGCTGATGGCGACGGAACACCTCTACTACCAGGCCAACGCCGAGGCGCTCTCGACGGCGGGGGTGGAACTGACCCTGGAGGATTTCCGCCGCATCTCCCTGCGTCTGGGGGAGAGCGTGCTCGGCCTCGTCGCCGACGCCGCCGAGAGACAGGAGCTGCGCCGGCTGCGGGACCGGATCTACCGGCGGCTCCTGGGGGAGGAGTCGCGGGTCATCCCGGGAGTGCGGGAGACCCTGGAGGAACTCCACGGCCGGATGCCGATGGCCGTCGTCACCAGCTGCCGCCGGGAGAACTTTTTGCGGATGCACCGCGACAGCGGCCTGCTCGGCTTCTTCGACTTCGTCCTCACCCGCGAGGACTACGGGGCCTCGAAGCCCGACCCGGAGCCGTACCGCGCCGCCTGCGACCGCGCCGGCCTCGATCCCGCCCGCTGCCTGGCCGTGGAGGACTCGCAGCGGGGGGTCACCTCCGCCGCCCGCGCGGGCCTGAGCGTCGCAGCCATCCCCGACAAGATGAACCGGGGGGGCGATTTTGCCGCGGCCCGCTGGCTCCTGGAGGGCGTCCACCAGCTGCCGGCTCTCCTGCAGAGCAAGGACGGAAAATAG
- a CDS encoding tRNA-dihydrouridine synthase family protein: MNPNSSENLFDHRPLLMLAPMQGLTNRLLRQWFIDHVAPDLVFTEFVRVQPRSRKRVTRSDLSEVGSHGAETPLVVQLIGHGERPLCEAAEALQSAGARHLNLNLGCPYGRMSSGVTGGELLRDPLKLAALLGKLRGQIKVDFSIKCRAGYDDPRQIFELLPIFADCGIDWLILHPRTVEHAYAGRADHRLTAEVAADCPLPLVANGDINDVATGLELLEIPGLSGLMLGRGALADPFLFERLRSRQVEPPSDRERSMQLQGFIGAVLAGYQEQFCGERQVLMKIKKLINFIPDPSRQRVLGKMKRAQSLEKFSRLLQDL; this comes from the coding sequence ATGAATCCGAATTCCAGCGAAAACCTCTTTGACCACCGCCCGCTCCTGATGCTGGCCCCGATGCAGGGGCTGACCAACCGCTTGCTGCGCCAGTGGTTTATCGACCATGTGGCGCCGGACCTGGTCTTTACCGAGTTCGTCCGCGTGCAGCCACGCAGTCGCAAGCGGGTCACGCGCAGCGACCTGTCCGAGGTCGGCAGCCACGGCGCGGAGACGCCGCTGGTGGTGCAGCTCATCGGTCACGGTGAAAGGCCGCTGTGCGAGGCGGCCGAAGCCCTGCAATCAGCCGGCGCCCGGCATCTCAACCTCAATCTCGGCTGCCCCTACGGGCGGATGTCGAGCGGCGTGACCGGCGGCGAACTGCTGCGTGACCCCCTCAAGCTCGCGGCATTGCTGGGCAAGCTGCGGGGGCAGATCAAGGTCGATTTTTCGATCAAGTGCCGGGCCGGTTACGACGATCCCCGCCAGATCTTCGAGCTGCTGCCGATCTTCGCCGACTGCGGTATCGACTGGCTGATTCTCCATCCGCGCACCGTCGAACATGCCTACGCAGGCCGCGCCGACCACCGGCTGACCGCCGAGGTGGCGGCGGACTGTCCCCTGCCGCTGGTCGCCAACGGCGATATCAACGATGTCGCAACCGGCCTCGAGCTGCTCGAAATCCCCGGCCTCTCCGGCCTGATGCTGGGGCGCGGGGCGCTGGCGGACCCTTTTCTGTTCGAGCGCCTGCGAAGCCGCCAGGTTGAGCCGCCCAGCGACCGAGAGCGCAGCATGCAACTGCAAGGGTTTATCGGTGCCGTGCTGGCCGGCTATCAGGAGCAGTTCTGCGGTGAGCGCCAAGTGCTGATGAAGATCAAGAAACTGATCAATTTCATTCCTGATCCGTCACGGCAGAGGGTGCTGGGAAAGATGAAGCGGGCGCAGAGTCTGGAGAAATTTTCGAGGTTGCTGCAGGATTTGTAA
- a CDS encoding cache domain-containing protein, whose product MYRHIPTQTLRPLIFLLLLLLIPAGCTSRKTSIREETYARLDAIRDRKEGQLNRYMAKIEANAHAIGTDSKMVHLFEDKHRIYSSWHGQTPPVNAQQELLRIRNAIEDIYIEKYLAFHDILFIDHGGDIFYTVRKKSDYHKNIFDGDLAETALSRQLRKHPEGGFVDFENYRIAGEPSSFFVVPTNNSGENGGWFVLQFSINKINEMFSLEEGLGSTGEVFLVNRERAMLTDSRFFADSTVLRQHLSSENISAKFAEREGHKLIIDYRNFPALTSFKVVQVLGHQWLLIAKIDEDEVITNGYRRDSNQLLLRMEKMVQQEPGSYRTINHNGGREIEVDMDEFRRVTGPGGEIYTHGVRTCTAVLISYPGRFSYMAHISPNDRIYGGESTDLIGIMMKRIDDFDLVRTEKRHLQVAIISPQPNYTTNVVDAFTEWGIFLSQIKLVLNPQARHANISHDYKSGKTVIEWELVGGNGGREALLADLPTLGDLMKQLVAAK is encoded by the coding sequence ATGTATCGCCACATCCCGACACAAACTCTGCGTCCCCTCATCTTTTTGCTCCTGCTCCTCCTCATCCCCGCCGGCTGCACTTCGCGGAAAACTTCCATTCGCGAGGAAACCTATGCCCGCCTCGACGCAATTCGCGACCGCAAAGAGGGGCAACTGAACCGTTACATGGCGAAGATTGAAGCGAACGCCCATGCCATCGGAACCGACAGCAAAATGGTTCACCTCTTTGAAGACAAGCACCGTATTTATTCGTCCTGGCACGGGCAAACGCCACCGGTGAATGCGCAGCAGGAACTCCTGCGCATCCGCAACGCTATTGAAGATATTTACATTGAGAAGTACCTTGCCTTTCACGACATTCTATTTATTGATCATGGGGGGGATATTTTTTATACGGTAAGGAAGAAATCTGACTACCATAAAAATATTTTTGATGGTGACCTTGCCGAAACAGCCCTTTCCCGACAGCTTCGCAAACATCCAGAAGGTGGATTCGTTGATTTTGAAAACTACCGTATAGCCGGAGAGCCGTCCTCATTCTTCGTGGTCCCCACTAACAATTCGGGTGAGAACGGCGGCTGGTTCGTTCTGCAATTTTCCATCAATAAGATCAACGAAATGTTCAGCCTTGAGGAGGGACTGGGGAGTACCGGCGAAGTCTTTCTGGTCAACCGTGAACGGGCCATGCTCACCGATTCCCGATTTTTCGCCGACAGCACCGTCCTGCGCCAGCATCTTTCATCCGAGAACATCTCGGCCAAGTTTGCCGAGCGCGAAGGCCACAAGCTGATTATTGACTACCGCAACTTTCCCGCCCTTACCTCCTTCAAGGTGGTCCAGGTGCTGGGACATCAATGGCTCCTCATCGCCAAGATCGACGAAGACGAAGTGATCACAAACGGCTACCGCCGCGACAGCAATCAACTCCTGTTGCGCATGGAAAAAATGGTCCAACAGGAGCCGGGAAGCTACCGCACGATCAATCACAACGGTGGACGGGAAATTGAAGTCGATATGGATGAATTCAGGAGGGTGACCGGCCCCGGGGGAGAGATCTACACCCACGGGGTCCGCACCTGCACGGCGGTTCTCATTTCCTACCCCGGCAGGTTTTCCTATATGGCCCACATCAGTCCCAACGACCGCATATACGGGGGGGAAAGTACGGATTTAATCGGGATCATGATGAAACGGATTGACGACTTCGATCTGGTTCGCACAGAGAAGCGCCATCTGCAAGTCGCCATAATCAGCCCGCAGCCGAATTATACCACCAACGTGGTCGATGCCTTTACCGAATGGGGGATCTTCCTCTCCCAGATCAAGCTGGTGCTGAACCCACAGGCTCGCCACGCCAACATCTCCCACGACTATAAAAGTGGCAAAACGGTTATAGAATGGGAGCTGGTAGGGGGGAACGGCGGACGGGAAGCTCTCCTCGCCGACCTCCCCACCCTTGGGGACCTGATGAAGCAGCTGGTTGCCGCTAAATGA
- a CDS encoding phosphotransferase — MHEDFPTLIRQATGARAVRPIETIQELWSGYGAILRYGLTGSERERVVVKHVRFPDRIRHPRGWNTDRSHRRKLRSYEVERTWYARWSARCGGACRIPHCLALETRGDEALMVLEDLDEAGFPQRREAVSEAELLACLGWLANFHATFLGCDPDGLWEQGTYWHLETRPDELEALADLPLKRAASAIDRMLRESPYQTIVHGDAKLENFCFSPDGGEVAAVDFQYVGGGCGMKDLAYYIGSCLDEEACERLEPWLLESYFASLRKALARLQPSIDAGELEKDWRALYPVAWTDFHRFLKGWSPGHWKLTDYSERMARAVVRRLEQEGEV, encoded by the coding sequence ATGCATGAAGACTTCCCGACATTAATCCGGCAGGCGACCGGCGCCAGAGCCGTCCGCCCCATCGAGACGATCCAGGAGCTTTGGAGCGGCTACGGCGCCATCCTCCGCTACGGCTTGACCGGCTCGGAGAGAGAGCGGGTCGTGGTCAAGCATGTCCGCTTCCCCGACCGGATCCGCCATCCCCGGGGCTGGAACACCGATCGATCGCACCGCAGGAAACTGCGCTCCTACGAGGTGGAAAGGACCTGGTATGCCCGCTGGAGCGCCCGATGCGGCGGCGCCTGCCGCATTCCGCACTGCCTGGCGCTCGAAACCCGCGGGGACGAGGCGCTCATGGTCCTCGAGGACCTCGACGAGGCGGGCTTCCCGCAGCGCCGGGAGGCCGTCAGCGAGGCGGAGCTCCTCGCCTGCCTGGGCTGGCTTGCGAACTTCCACGCCACGTTTCTGGGGTGCGATCCCGACGGGCTTTGGGAGCAGGGGACCTACTGGCACCTGGAGACCCGCCCCGACGAGCTCGAGGCCCTCGCCGATCTCCCCCTGAAGCGGGCCGCTTCGGCCATCGACCGGATGCTGCGGGAGAGCCCCTACCAGACCATCGTCCACGGCGACGCCAAGCTGGAGAACTTCTGCTTTTCCCCCGACGGCGGAGAGGTGGCGGCGGTCGATTTTCAGTACGTTGGCGGCGGCTGCGGAATGAAGGATCTCGCCTACTATATCGGCAGCTGCCTTGATGAAGAGGCGTGCGAGCGGCTCGAGCCGTGGCTGCTCGAGTCCTACTTCGCGTCGCTCCGGAAGGCCCTGGCCCGTCTCCAGCCGTCGATCGACGCCGGAGAACTGGAAAAGGACTGGCGCGCCCTTTACCCGGTGGCCTGGACCGATTTCCACCGGTTCCTGAAGGGATGGAGCCCCGGCCACTGGAAACTGACCGACTACAGCGAGCGCATGGCGCGCGCGGTGGTCCGCCGATTGGAGCAGGAGGGAGAGGTTTGA
- a CDS encoding DUF6868 family protein: protein MDIQTLTAFFMWCSILNGGLLALWTVFCVFAPDLVYRTQRRWFPIPRETWDVVIYYFLGMFKIVFLVFNLVPYVALRIIG from the coding sequence ATGGACATCCAGACACTCACAGCGTTCTTCATGTGGTGCTCAATCCTGAATGGCGGCCTGTTGGCTCTGTGGACAGTCTTCTGCGTGTTCGCCCCGGACCTGGTGTATCGCACACAGCGCAGATGGTTCCCCATCCCCCGGGAGACCTGGGACGTGGTTATTTATTACTTCCTCGGGATGTTCAAAATCGTCTTCCTGGTCTTCAATCTCGTTCCCTACGTGGCCCTTCGGATCATCGGATGA
- a CDS encoding OadG family transporter subunit — protein MNNLTMGFENIINANGVTIAVTGIIIVFSALTIISLFIALLPKLLPLLGRLLPEEQHPHAPSPSQSSDHEEILAAIAHALFRKQAGSLPTK, from the coding sequence ATGAATAATCTCACTATGGGTTTTGAGAACATTATTAACGCAAACGGGGTCACGATTGCCGTCACGGGAATAATCATCGTTTTTTCAGCGCTGACAATTATCTCCCTCTTCATCGCCCTGCTGCCCAAGCTCTTACCCCTGCTCGGGAGGCTGCTCCCCGAAGAACAACACCCTCACGCCCCCTCGCCCAGCCAGTCCTCAGACCACGAAGAAATATTGGCGGCCATCGCCCACGCGCTCTTCCGCAAACAAGCGGGATCGCTGCCGACGAAATAA